A window of the Cannabis sativa cultivar Pink pepper isolate KNU-18-1 chromosome X, ASM2916894v1, whole genome shotgun sequence genome harbors these coding sequences:
- the LOC115703004 gene encoding ergosterol biosynthetic protein 28, producing MKPLSMWLLLVGSLRLASVWFGFFNIWALRLAVFSQSPMTEVHGRTFGVWTLLTCTLCYLCAFNLENKPLYLATFLSFVYALGHFLTEYIIYHTMAIANLSTVCFFAGTSIVWMLLQWNSHQPQVSSKAD from the exons aTGAAGCCTTTGAGTATGTGGTTATTGCTAGTGGGGTCTCTTCGCTTGGCCTCCGTTTGGTTCGGGTTTTTTAACATTTGGGCTCTCCGGCTAGCTGTATTTTCTCAATCTCCAA TGACTGAGGTTCATGGTAGAACATTCGGTGTGTGGACTCTTCTCACTTGCACTCTCTGCTACCTGTGCGCATTTAACCTTGAAAACAAGCCACTTTACTTGGCCACCTTCTTATCATTTGTTTATGCACTTGGTCATTTCTTAACTGAATACATTATCTACCACACCATGGCTATTGCTAATCTCTCAACCGTCTGTTTTTTCGCAG GCACATCTATAGTATGGATGCTTCTGCAGTGGAACTCCCATCAACCCCAAGTTTCCTCGAAAGCAGACTAA
- the LOC133032014 gene encoding uncharacterized protein LOC133032014, protein MFQGLAGQKNNDLELDRARGSPFSLEINVLELPHKFKRPTWKMYTGKEDPFSHLKYFEKQMDLQGARGDVCCRVFPTTLSEATQQWYFKLALGRFNSWKALSSEFHAQFSSSRQLLLHLEDLVKVKRRPGEPLRAYISRFMTEATKVARVTEDGKLSEILGDIEVLRELWKDIRKNRPIDSMSDFLDRADGFIKLEEAIHRAEVEQKPSQPKVPSVGTSVQLPQYPRSSNSSGKRSNNNNSGIRKNNPHVQKYVKADQNQKGDNNKDLLPPPVDGHLQVIIRGPHIAGDSGKARERYARTVQHEQEEVVLAVEERKPKIPRAGEPTITFSDEDDVKISFPHNDPLVVEVQIANKMVARTMIDNGASTNILFKAPYENMGLELKDLTPCLQPVYGFSGQNVTPLGRIRLPLTVGQAPRSITIMAQFLVLDVPSAFNVMLGRPALYDLKTVTSIFHSCLKFPTKNGVGCLRGNQQVAWECYNLALTKAKKEVSSSQSSDKGKSISK, encoded by the exons ATGTTCCAAGGCCTGGCCGGTCAGAAGAACAATGACCTCGAGTTGGACCGAGCACGTGGATCCCCTTTCTCCCTAGAGATTAATGTCTTAGAATTGCCTCACAAGTTTAAGAGGCCAACCTGGAAGATGTATACAGGGAAGGAAGATCCCTTTTCGCATCTCAAGTATTTTGAAAAGCAAATGGACCTGCAAGGAGCACGAGGAGATGTATGTTGCAGAGTTTTTCCTACCACCCTCTCAGAGGCCAcccaacaatggtatttcaagttggcgcTCGGAAGGTTTAACTCATGGAAGGCTTTATCCTCAGAATttcatgcacaattctcctctTCTCGTCAACTTCTGTTGCACTTAGAAGACTTGGTCAAAGTGAAGCGAAGACCAGGAGAACCTCTCCGAGcttacatcagcagattcatgacggaggcaACTAAGGTTGCACGGGTGACTGAAGACGGAAAGTTGTCCGAGATACTGGGGGACATTGAAGTTCTTAGAGAACTTTGGAAGGACATCAGAAAGAACAGACCAATAGATTCTATGAGTGACTTCCTTGATCGTGCGGATGGTTTTATCAAGCTTGAAGAAGCCATTCATCGAGCAGAGGTTGAGCAAAAACCTAGCCAGCCAAAAGTTCCTTCTGTTGGAACATCCGTCCAGCTCCCCCAGTACCCTAGAAGTTCAAACTCGAGTGGTAAACGGTCCAATAACAACAATAG TGggataagaaaaaataatccgCACGTGCAAAAATATGTCAAGGCTGATCAAAATCAAAAGGGCGATAACAACAAAGATTTACTACCACCACCAGTAGATGGACATCTGCAAGTCATTATTAGAGGTCCGCACATAGCTGGAGATTCAGGCAAAGCCCGGGAAAGGTATGCCCGAACAGTACAGCATGAGCAAGAAGAAGTAGTTCTGGCCGTCGAagaaaggaaaccaaaaatacCACGAGCAGGGGAGCCCACCATAACATTTAGTGATGAAGATGATGTCAAGATTAGTTTCCCGCACAACGACCCGTTGGttgtggaagtccagatagccaacAAGATGGTGGCCCGAACCATGatagataatggagcctctACGAACATCTTATTCAAAGCACCGTATGAAAATATGGGGCTCGAACTCAAAGACCTAACCCCCTGTCTCCAGCCCGTGtatggtttctccggccaaAATGTTACACCTCTAGGGCGAATTCGCCTGCCCCTCACTGTTGGGCAAGCTCCGAGGAGCATAACTATAATGGCACAATTTTTAGTGTTGGACGTTCCATCAGCATTTAATGTCATGTTAGGCAGACCAGCTTTATATGACTTAAAAACTGTTACGTCGATATTCCATTCGTGCCTTaagtttccaacaaagaatggggtggGGTGCCTGAGAGGAAATCAACAAGTAGCttgggaatgttacaaccttgcccTAACCAAGGCTAAAAAGGAAGTATCCTCTAGCCAGAGTTCGGACAAAGGGAAAAGTATTTCCAAATAG
- the LOC115717030 gene encoding uncharacterized protein LOC115717030, with protein MLKRLPSRNQRTKGFRAKHALQICLLLGVCFWLIYQVKHSHDKKKEFDENDAKTTIRVSDGEIPKLGRKDLHPREDITKVEKHEEEEEEEIAVEEEEQHGEEREEEENKNESQEQEEEEEENKNEDAEDNKNEEAEDGGRGGGDDEIDESDQERKEEEGNHDEEFVDEEKEREEEGGDDTKKNDNEEIEDQVDKEHSSEDQDSDGGDQTDHEAREEHYIRDDASSEVAHDTQVINTGTEKISSESTIENTEAKNLEQDDKSNNPEDVKKIESNAGSKVAEGETGGNHTSLDTVSLAQKVDYDNLPNSSDNQVSITMQSNNRPEAGNYSEMGTEKSGSFEQIKIETNDSSQQNITESVTDSVPAQITKDVATTRGSEIEEIPSLAQTDNSTIGSLENKIEFNSTNSTKTDKTDGASEELSDSSKNPVSNALEQVVRPEQTLQVEDGTTSTTKQNADATENGKSDNKIDSDAEEDSSDSTGGTEDAVQHDPIDSSDTQIAQEMNEVRMDLSTLPDMDSQRVDSEEIAAE; from the coding sequence ATGTTGAAGCGGTTGCCAAGTAGAAATCAAAGAACCAAAGGTTTTAGGGCGAAGCATGCCTTGCAGATTTGTCTGCTTCTTGGGGTCTGCTTTTGGCTAATTTATCAGGTCAAGCATTCCCATGATAAGAAGAAAGAATTTGATGAAAATGATGCGAAAACTACAATTAGGGTAAGTGACGGTGAGATTCCCAAGCTTGGGAGGAAGGATCTACATCCTCGAGAGGATATAACTAAAGTTGAGAAGCatgaggaagaagaggaagaagaaatagcaGTAGAGGAAGAAGAACAACATGGAGAAGAgcgggaagaagaagaaaacaagaaTGAGTCACAAGAacaggaggaggaggaggaggaaaaCAAGAATGAAGATGCGGAAGATAACAAGAATGAGGAGGCAGAAGATGGTGGAAGAGGAGGTGGAGATGATGAGATAGATGAAAGTGACcaagagagaaaagaggaaGAAGGAAATCATGATGAGGAGTTTGTAGATGAAGAGAAGGAGCGAGAAGAGGAGGGTGGTGATGATACCAAAAAAAATGACAATGAAGAGATTGAGGATCAAGTGGACAAAGAACACTCATCTGAGGATCAGGATAGTGATGGAGGTGACCAAACTGATCACGAGGCACGAGAGGAACATTACATTAGGGATGATGCATCCAGTGAAGTTGCTCATGATACACAAGTTATAAACACAGGAACTGAGAAAATAAGTTCAGAAAGTACAATTGAGAACACAGAAGCAAAAAATCTAGAGCAGGATGACAAATCGAACAACCCAGAGGATGTTAAAAAGATTGAAAGCAATGCAGGATCAAAGGTGGCAGAAGGTGAAACTGGTGGGAATCATACTTCCTTGGATACGGTTTCTCTTGCACAAAAGGTTGATTATGATAATTTGCCAAATTCTTCCGATAACCAAGTTTCAATAACTATGCAATCTAATAATCGTCCGGAAGCAGGCAATTACTCTGAGATGGGAACTGAGAAGTCTGGCTCTTTTGAGCAgataaaaattgaaacaaaTGACTCTTCCCAGCAGAATATAACAGAGTCTGTAACTGATTCAGTTCCTGCTCAAATTACCAAGGATGTTGCAACCACAAGAGGGAGTGAAATAGAAGAAATTCCATCACTGGCGCAGACAGATAACTCCACCATTGGTTCTTTGGAGAATAAAATTGAATTTAATTCTACAAATTCAACAAAAACTGACAAAACGGATGGAGCCTCTGAAGAATTATCTGATTCGTCTAAAAATCCAGTGTCTAATGCTTTGGAACAGGTAGTAAGACCTGAACAAACACTTCAAGTAGAGGATGGTACCACTTCAACTACGAAGCAGAATGCCGATGCTACTGAGAATGGAAAATCAGACAACAAAATTGATTCTGATGCAGAAGAGGACAGTTCAGACTCTACTGGTGGGACAGAGGACGCAGTTCAACATGATCCAATAGATTCGTCTGATACCCAAATAGCCCAAGAAATGAATGAGGTTCGAATGGATCTCAGTACATTACCAGACATGGATTCCCAAAGGGTTGACAGTGAAGAGATTGCTGCAGAATGA